In Candidatus Dependentiae bacterium, one DNA window encodes the following:
- the tnpA gene encoding IS200/IS605 family transposase, with translation MYSKLYYHVVWKTKNKEPNIKNEFKKDLYLYIGQIIKTKGWHLIAIGGIENHVHILVQIEPQNTVSDLVCKIKSNSSRFIKLNFDPNFAWQEGYGVLTIDRHSVKRIKNYILNQEEHHKINI, from the coding sequence GTGTATTCAAAACTTTATTATCATGTTGTTTGGAAAACAAAAAATAAAGAACCAAATATTAAAAATGAATTTAAAAAAGATTTATATTTATATATAGGACAAATTATTAAAACAAAAGGTTGGCATTTAATTGCAATTGGTGGAATAGAAAATCATGTTCATATTTTGGTTCAAATTGAACCTCAAAATACAGTTTCCGATCTTGTGTGTAAAATAAAATCAAATTCGTCTCGATTTATTAAATTAAATTTCGATCCAAACTTTGCTTGGCAAGAGGGATATGGTGTATTAACCATTGATAGGCATTCTGTAAAAAGAATTAAAAATTATATTTTAAATCAAGAAGAACACCATAAAATTAATATTTAA